A stretch of the SAR86 cluster bacterium genome encodes the following:
- a CDS encoding alpha/beta hydrolase-fold protein, translating into MRLGWILVSIFFLVVLIQSKNILTFVGIELGVYFSFKEQDKNSNGSIEREEWAKGIFSLVDSNRNNSISKSELRDFISDYSREFSWVNEVNEKFDLPEKLKKGTFRSASMSTPVGYYIYIPDEYFEDSKRRFRSVYYLHGGRPGNEARSVFISNYLEVLMSKNTIDPALYVFVNGGELSHYNSIEKNSFGEDIFINELIPHIDKNYRTISERNARGLEGFSQGGRGATRYMFKYPELFGTVAAGGASYMMEKLIQGNNGIEDDPRDNDEAIYYVGEGNDAWSLAKAHKHSGKSTPKLLLWSGKDDMNFKSIEEYSAYLDKLLLEHNFLAIEGIDHNPFLFYEKAGEELMRFHQEN; encoded by the coding sequence ATGAGATTAGGGTGGATACTTGTAAGTATTTTCTTTTTAGTCGTCTTAATCCAATCAAAAAATATATTAACCTTTGTTGGTATTGAGCTAGGTGTTTATTTTTCATTCAAAGAGCAAGATAAGAACTCAAATGGATCTATAGAACGAGAAGAATGGGCTAAGGGGATATTTTCTCTAGTTGACTCTAATCGTAATAACTCAATTAGTAAGAGTGAACTCAGAGATTTTATAAGTGATTACTCTAGAGAGTTTTCTTGGGTAAATGAAGTTAATGAGAAGTTTGATTTACCGGAAAAATTAAAAAAAGGCACTTTTAGAAGCGCTTCAATGAGTACTCCTGTCGGTTATTACATTTATATTCCCGATGAGTACTTTGAAGATTCTAAAAGAAGATTTAGATCGGTCTATTATCTGCATGGTGGTAGACCAGGAAACGAGGCTAGATCGGTATTTATCTCAAATTATTTGGAAGTTTTAATGTCCAAAAATACCATCGATCCTGCTTTATATGTCTTTGTAAACGGAGGAGAATTAAGCCATTACAACTCAATAGAAAAGAATTCTTTTGGAGAGGATATTTTTATTAATGAACTTATTCCTCATATTGATAAAAATTATAGAACTATCTCTGAAAGGAACGCGCGCGGTCTTGAAGGTTTTTCCCAAGGAGGAAGGGGAGCTACTCGTTATATGTTCAAGTATCCAGAACTTTTTGGTACCGTTGCAGCTGGAGGCGCTTCTTATATGATGGAAAAGCTAATTCAAGGAAATAATGGTATTGAAGATGATCCACGAGATAACGATGAAGCAATTTATTACGTTGGAGAAGGGAATGATGCTTGGTCTCTTGCAAAGGCACATAAACATTCTGGGAAAAGTACGCCTAAACTTCTACTTTGGTCAGGAAAAGATGATATGAATTTTAAAAGCATAGAGGAATATAGTGCATATCTGGATAAATTACTCTTAGAACACAATTTTTTGGCCATCGAAGGAATAGATCATAATCCTTTCTTATTTTATGAAAAGGCAGGGGAAGAATTAATGCGATTTCATCAGGAGAATTAA
- a CDS encoding class I SAM-dependent methyltransferase, with amino-acid sequence MSLYEKYVLPKFLNCACGSKPVSYQRKKVVPHAEGKVLEIGIGSGLNLPFYDKSKIEEIWGLDPSEELSKMAKEVAIQEGIDVKFVSSGAEEMPLPDNYFDTVLVTYTMCTIPEVHRANTEIKRVLKNEGKMIFCEHGEAPDENIKKWQKRINPFWGLIAGGCNIDRKIPDLIQESGFDIIEMEEMYIPSTPKIAGYNYWGYAESK; translated from the coding sequence ATGAGTTTATATGAAAAATATGTGCTGCCAAAATTTCTAAATTGTGCCTGCGGATCTAAACCGGTTTCTTACCAAAGAAAAAAAGTTGTTCCTCATGCCGAGGGGAAGGTCTTAGAGATAGGAATTGGGTCTGGTCTCAATTTACCTTTTTATGATAAATCTAAAATTGAAGAAATATGGGGGTTAGATCCCTCTGAAGAACTCAGTAAAATGGCGAAAGAAGTTGCTATACAAGAAGGGATAGATGTTAAATTTGTTTCTTCAGGTGCGGAAGAAATGCCATTACCAGATAACTATTTTGATACCGTATTAGTTACTTACACGATGTGCACTATTCCAGAAGTACATAGAGCCAATACTGAAATCAAAAGAGTGCTTAAGAATGAAGGCAAAATGATTTTTTGTGAACATGGCGAAGCTCCAGATGAGAATATAAAGAAGTGGCAAAAAAGAATTAATCCATTCTGGGGACTAATTGCGGGTGGTTGTAATATCGATCGAAAGATTCCAGATCTAATACAAGAATCAGGCTTTGACATAATTGAGATGGAGGAGATGTATATCCCAAGTACTCCTAAGATTGCTGGATATAATTATTGGGGATATGCAGAAAGCAAATAA
- a CDS encoding beta-lactamase family protein has translation MSKITKPEKVGFSKEKLEHIGESMRSLIEAKKIPGTVTLVARRGEVVHFEANGMRDIERNLPMETDTIHRIYSQSKPVTGAALMMLFEEGKFLMTDPIAKYFPEFGEMKVHLSGEGENMQTEAASSPITIQQLASHTSGLSYSFMPGPVGSMYVSEEMERGLGNVPSAGGIFFTSGTKPAFNSLREWVRALAELPLVAQPGTIWNYSVGMDVMGALIEELSGQSFGEFLEERIFGPLGMEDTGFMVPEEKLERFAANYGPVPGNMMLMDDPKESGYRTPPQLESGGGGLVSTVGDYLKFAQMLLNKGEYEGKRYLGKKTVEFMTANHMGDESADEGLTNLFNMLGNAYKVRGMGFGVTGSVVVNPALAGLPVSEGVYSWGGAASTHFWIDHKEDLIGIVHTQLLPDGTYPVRELMQLATYQAIID, from the coding sequence ATGAGCAAAATAACTAAACCAGAGAAGGTAGGATTCTCAAAAGAAAAACTAGAGCATATTGGAGAATCTATGCGTTCTCTTATTGAGGCTAAAAAAATTCCAGGCACTGTTACTTTGGTGGCTAGGAGAGGAGAGGTTGTTCATTTTGAAGCGAATGGCATGAGAGATATAGAGAGAAATTTACCTATGGAAACTGACACAATCCATAGAATTTATTCTCAATCTAAACCCGTAACGGGAGCTGCTTTAATGATGCTTTTTGAAGAAGGAAAGTTTCTTATGACCGATCCTATTGCTAAATATTTTCCAGAGTTCGGTGAAATGAAAGTTCATTTGAGTGGAGAGGGTGAAAATATGCAAACAGAAGCAGCATCTTCTCCTATAACTATCCAGCAACTTGCCTCCCACACCTCGGGATTGTCTTATTCCTTTATGCCGGGTCCAGTAGGCTCAATGTATGTCTCAGAAGAAATGGAAAGAGGTCTCGGTAATGTGCCTAGTGCAGGTGGTATCTTTTTCACAAGCGGAACCAAGCCAGCTTTTAATAGCTTAAGAGAGTGGGTTAGGGCGTTAGCTGAACTTCCTCTCGTTGCTCAACCCGGAACTATCTGGAATTACAGTGTCGGGATGGATGTTATGGGTGCATTAATTGAAGAACTTTCTGGACAGTCATTTGGAGAATTTTTAGAGGAAAGAATTTTTGGTCCTCTTGGTATGGAGGATACAGGTTTTATGGTTCCCGAAGAAAAGCTTGAGAGGTTTGCAGCTAACTATGGCCCAGTTCCAGGAAATATGATGTTAATGGACGATCCAAAAGAGTCAGGTTACAGAACTCCTCCTCAACTTGAATCTGGTGGCGGAGGTCTAGTCAGTACAGTAGGAGATTATCTAAAATTTGCACAGATGTTACTGAATAAAGGTGAGTACGAAGGTAAACGATACCTAGGTAAGAAGACTGTTGAATTTATGACGGCTAATCATATGGGAGATGAGAGCGCAGATGAGGGTTTAACAAATTTATTCAATATGCTAGGAAATGCCTATAAAGTGAGAGGTATGGGGTTTGGTGTTACCGGATCGGTAGTCGTCAATCCTGCTCTAGCTGGTTTACCTGTTTCAGAGGGTGTTTATAGTTGGGGTGGTGCAGCAAGTACACATTTTTGGATAGACCACAAAGAAGATCTCATTGGCATTGTTCATACGCAACTATTACCCGATGGAACTTATCCCGTAAGAGAACTAATGCAACTAGCTACTTATCAAGCAATTATTGATTAA
- a CDS encoding FAD-dependent monooxygenase, with the protein MDYQVSVVGGGISGALAALYLGKSRVKTCLIDRGKPSQRLSNPYIGKTTSLNLSSIASLRDVGIWEDIKKNAQEFNEIYVWDAEGSSSVQFNAEEISRNDLGVIVHNNIILESIYSKLEQISEVTLIEEESLKEISQDQNKIELISDSGLRIVSELLIGADGSLSKVRDFSRIPIRTWSYEQLAIVSSVTTEVPLDKTAFQIFTDTGPIALLPLMVGENVASLIWSTDEAYGKKLLELDNDELCKELRLKTEGKFGDISFNETINSFPLHQLHAKKFYKGRAVLIGDSAHTIHPLAGQGLNLGIADAQEITELVISANRSGKILYDEEMLRSYSRRRETESYKMIALMEAFKRGFGSENLLVKLGRSFAFDFANKTKPLKQRLIKEAAGII; encoded by the coding sequence GTGGACTATCAAGTATCTGTTGTAGGAGGAGGTATTTCTGGTGCCTTAGCGGCATTATATTTGGGTAAATCAAGGGTTAAGACTTGCTTAATTGATCGAGGAAAACCATCTCAAAGATTATCTAATCCATATATAGGAAAAACTACTTCTCTAAATCTATCTTCAATAGCATCGCTTAGAGATGTTGGGATATGGGAGGATATTAAGAAAAATGCTCAAGAATTTAATGAAATATATGTTTGGGATGCAGAGGGCTCATCTTCTGTTCAATTTAATGCAGAGGAAATTTCAAGAAATGACCTTGGTGTCATAGTCCATAATAATATTATCCTTGAGTCAATTTACAGCAAGTTAGAACAAATCTCCGAAGTCACACTAATTGAAGAAGAGTCTCTAAAAGAAATTAGTCAAGATCAGAATAAAATAGAATTAATATCTGATTCAGGTTTAAGGATTGTTTCTGAACTTCTTATAGGAGCGGATGGTTCACTTTCAAAAGTTAGAGATTTTAGCAGGATACCTATAAGAACATGGAGCTATGAACAGCTTGCGATTGTATCCTCAGTAACTACAGAAGTTCCGCTAGATAAGACAGCTTTTCAAATATTTACTGATACAGGCCCGATTGCTTTGTTGCCATTAATGGTTGGAGAAAATGTTGCCTCATTAATCTGGTCTACTGACGAAGCTTATGGAAAGAAACTCCTCGAATTAGATAATGATGAATTATGTAAAGAATTAAGATTAAAAACAGAGGGCAAATTTGGTGATATTTCTTTTAATGAAACGATCAATTCATTCCCATTGCATCAACTACATGCTAAAAAATTCTATAAAGGTAGAGCGGTCTTGATAGGAGATTCAGCTCATACGATCCATCCCTTGGCAGGTCAGGGTTTAAATTTGGGGATTGCAGATGCACAAGAGATCACTGAATTAGTCATATCAGCTAATAGATCTGGCAAGATTTTATATGATGAGGAGATGCTTAGATCTTATAGCAGAAGAAGGGAAACTGAAAGTTATAAGATGATAGCTCTGATGGAAGCCTTTAAGAGAGGTTTTGGATCTGAAAATCTCTTAGTAAAGCTGGGAAGAAGTTTTGCTTTTGATTTTGCTAATAAAACTAAGCCACTGAAACAGCGTTTAATAAAGGAAGCTGCAGGAATTATTTAA
- the rpmG gene encoding 50S ribosomal protein L33: MREKIRLVSSAGTGHFYTTDKNKSAMPDKMEIKKFDPVIRKHVIYTEAKIK; encoded by the coding sequence ATGAGAGAAAAAATTAGATTAGTATCCTCTGCTGGTACAGGCCACTTTTATACGACTGACAAGAACAAGTCTGCAATGCCTGACAAAATGGAAATTAAAAAATTCGATCCAGTCATCAGAAAACACGTTATTTATACAGAAGCAAAAATTAAATAA
- the coaBC gene encoding bifunctional phosphopantothenoylcysteine decarboxylase/phosphopantothenate--cysteine ligase CoaBC — protein MKSLANKNILLGVTGGIAAYKSAEIVRHLKKSGASVRVVMTKSAEEFITPLTLQALSGNRVSTELLDTESEAAMGHIELAKWADGILIAPATANTIARLSSGRGDDLLSTVTLAFDGPISLAPAMNQAMWRDNRTQDNLNKLITQDFGICGPGSGEQACGDTGLGRMLEPLEILEIFSSSFDKGVLSGKNVLITAGPTQEPIDPVRFITNRSSGKMGYSLAHAAIEQGAQVTLISGPVNIEPPSNCNVIAINTAKEMSDAVKHHIKEMDVYIGTAAVSDYSPAEVKDSKIKKAGDNSSMILELKENEDILKFVSELEDRPYVVGFAAETDKLIENAENKLKHKKLDLIVANDVSDKSIGFDSEENEVTLITKEDKQLLKKQNKKKISKKIIEFISGRINEQNN, from the coding sequence TTGAAATCATTAGCAAATAAAAATATTTTATTAGGCGTTACTGGTGGCATTGCTGCTTACAAATCTGCTGAAATTGTGAGGCATCTTAAGAAGTCTGGCGCATCAGTTAGAGTTGTAATGACTAAGTCTGCTGAAGAATTTATAACTCCTCTCACTTTACAAGCCTTATCAGGAAATAGAGTGTCTACTGAACTACTAGATACTGAATCTGAAGCGGCTATGGGACACATTGAGTTAGCAAAGTGGGCAGATGGAATACTAATTGCACCTGCAACTGCAAATACTATAGCTAGACTATCTTCCGGAAGGGGGGACGATCTCTTATCAACTGTTACACTTGCTTTTGATGGTCCAATATCTCTCGCCCCAGCCATGAACCAAGCGATGTGGAGAGATAATAGAACTCAAGATAATTTAAATAAATTAATTACCCAAGATTTTGGTATCTGTGGACCTGGTTCTGGTGAGCAAGCATGTGGAGACACTGGTCTTGGGCGAATGCTAGAACCACTAGAAATATTAGAGATATTTTCATCTTCTTTTGATAAGGGAGTCCTGTCTGGTAAAAATGTCCTTATTACGGCTGGGCCCACTCAAGAGCCAATTGATCCTGTGAGGTTTATCACAAATAGGAGTTCTGGAAAGATGGGATATAGTCTTGCTCATGCTGCAATTGAACAAGGTGCACAAGTTACTTTGATCAGCGGTCCAGTAAATATAGAGCCACCATCGAACTGTAATGTAATTGCAATTAACACTGCAAAAGAAATGTCGGATGCTGTGAAACATCATATCAAAGAGATGGATGTCTATATCGGAACAGCAGCTGTTTCGGATTATAGTCCTGCTGAAGTTAAAGATTCCAAAATAAAGAAAGCTGGAGATAACTCATCAATGATATTGGAGTTAAAAGAAAACGAAGATATTTTAAAGTTTGTAAGCGAGTTAGAAGATAGACCATATGTTGTAGGTTTTGCAGCTGAAACAGACAAACTTATAGAAAATGCTGAGAATAAACTTAAACATAAAAAACTGGACCTGATTGTGGCCAATGATGTGTCAGATAAATCTATAGGATTTGATTCAGAGGAGAATGAAGTTACTCTCATAACAAAAGAAGACAAGCAACTTCTCAAAAAACAAAATAAAAAAAAGATTTCAAAAAAAATAATAGAGTTCATATCGGGGAGAATTAATGAGCAAAATAACTAA
- the rpmB gene encoding 50S ribosomal protein L28, with the protein MSKVCQVTGKRPQAGNNVSFAKNRNKRTFQPNLHKHRFWVESENRYISLTVSANGLRTIDKNGIDTVLAKIRARGEKI; encoded by the coding sequence ATGTCTAAAGTTTGCCAAGTAACAGGAAAAAGACCTCAAGCGGGAAATAATGTCTCGTTTGCGAAAAATAGAAATAAGAGAACTTTTCAACCAAACCTTCACAAACATAGGTTTTGGGTAGAATCTGAAAATAGATATATAAGCCTTACAGTTTCTGCAAATGGGTTAAGAACCATCGATAAAAATGGTATTGATACTGTGCTTGCTAAGATAAGAGCTAGAGGAGAAAAAATATGA
- a CDS encoding primosomal protein N' — MSSDLVEVLIPIPLMEKFSYLPPKSNSNLLRQGSRVLVPFGKRTMVGVVWSFSERDKSSKRKYKYIKEILDEVPLLDSNSIKLAEWSSRYYHYPLGEIISYFFPPSLRKGKEAKFRESKYLELTSKGSFLEEETLKRAPSQQKLISILKDKKEMTLKSAKAFGISNAAVNGLIEKGFVNRFSRELSPYKKLENKKLSSPKQLNTEQHKAVDAVKKAKDKNITFLLDGITGSGKTEVYLQAIQGIINEGKQALILIPEIGLAPQAEERFREYFGDRVMSFHSAKNEREKVDAWLGASRGLVDIIIGTRSSVFLPMKNLGIIVIDEEHDLSFKQMEKFRYSARDMALYRAKIEKIPVVLASATPSLETLKNVQEEKYKVLKLNKRATGASLPTFHAVDLKGKELHEGLSKELLESTQTELDKGNQVLIFLNRRGYAPSMICKVCGWISNCDRCDALMTVHKNPLKLQCHHCEAQRPYPTKCPSCESDDFLTYGFGTERVEEFLRGHFPNTKTLRIDSDSTRKKESLNEYFDEIKKGEPMILLGTQLLAKGHHFPNVTLVGIIDADSGLFSADFRGSERVAQLMTQVAGRAGRDKKPGRVILQSYCLDHPQIEEIITGSYEKFAKKLLEERKSYKIPPFSFQAKIFAESPKSLVSRDFILNLLNQSKIEKHISSNVRIVGPLPSIMEKKSGVYRWELSIFSSSRSNLHKFLDIMQSRLYEPKLTKKVRWSIDIDPLSSI; from the coding sequence ATGAGTTCAGATTTAGTTGAAGTTCTCATACCTATTCCTTTGATGGAGAAATTTTCGTACCTACCTCCAAAAAGTAATTCAAATTTACTAAGACAAGGTTCAAGAGTTTTGGTACCTTTTGGAAAAAGAACAATGGTTGGAGTCGTCTGGAGTTTTTCTGAAAGAGATAAATCTTCAAAAAGGAAATATAAATATATTAAAGAGATTCTTGATGAGGTTCCTTTGTTAGATTCTAATTCAATCAAACTAGCCGAGTGGTCGTCACGTTATTATCATTATCCACTCGGAGAAATCATTTCTTATTTTTTTCCTCCCTCTTTAAGAAAAGGAAAAGAAGCAAAATTTAGAGAGAGTAAATATTTAGAATTAACTTCAAAAGGTTCTTTTTTGGAGGAAGAGACCCTCAAAAGAGCACCGAGTCAACAGAAACTTATTTCCATACTGAAAGACAAGAAAGAAATGACATTAAAATCTGCAAAGGCTTTTGGGATAAGTAATGCTGCAGTAAACGGTCTCATTGAGAAAGGATTTGTTAATAGGTTTTCAAGAGAGTTATCTCCTTATAAGAAATTAGAAAACAAAAAGTTATCTTCACCTAAACAACTTAACACGGAGCAACATAAAGCAGTCGATGCTGTTAAAAAAGCTAAGGATAAAAATATCACTTTTTTATTAGATGGAATTACAGGAAGTGGCAAGACTGAAGTTTACTTGCAAGCAATCCAGGGGATCATTAATGAAGGCAAACAAGCATTAATACTCATCCCAGAAATAGGACTTGCCCCTCAAGCTGAAGAAAGATTTCGAGAATATTTCGGAGATAGAGTGATGTCTTTTCATTCTGCCAAAAACGAGCGTGAAAAAGTTGACGCATGGTTGGGAGCATCTAGAGGTTTGGTTGATATAATCATTGGTACTCGTTCGAGTGTATTTTTGCCAATGAAGAACCTAGGCATCATCGTTATAGATGAAGAGCATGATCTATCATTCAAACAGATGGAGAAATTTCGTTACTCAGCAAGAGATATGGCTCTATATAGGGCTAAAATCGAGAAGATACCGGTTGTACTGGCATCAGCAACACCATCTTTGGAGACCCTTAAAAACGTACAAGAAGAAAAGTACAAAGTATTGAAGTTGAATAAAAGGGCAACTGGAGCAAGCTTACCAACATTTCATGCTGTAGATTTAAAAGGCAAGGAGCTCCATGAAGGCCTAAGTAAAGAGCTTTTAGAGTCCACTCAAACTGAACTTGATAAGGGTAATCAAGTATTAATATTTTTGAATAGAAGAGGTTACGCACCTTCAATGATTTGTAAGGTTTGTGGCTGGATTTCAAATTGCGATAGATGTGATGCACTTATGACAGTTCATAAGAACCCACTTAAATTACAGTGTCACCACTGTGAAGCGCAGAGACCTTATCCCACTAAGTGCCCATCATGTGAATCTGATGATTTCCTTACATATGGTTTCGGTACTGAAAGAGTAGAGGAGTTTCTAAGAGGTCACTTTCCCAATACAAAGACTCTAAGAATAGACAGTGACTCAACACGAAAGAAAGAGAGTCTTAATGAATATTTTGATGAAATTAAAAAAGGAGAACCTATGATATTGCTGGGTACACAACTTCTGGCAAAAGGTCATCATTTTCCCAATGTAACTTTAGTCGGAATAATCGATGCGGACTCAGGTTTATTTAGCGCAGACTTCAGAGGTAGTGAAAGAGTTGCCCAGCTCATGACACAAGTCGCTGGTAGGGCAGGAAGAGATAAAAAACCGGGAAGAGTAATTTTGCAATCTTATTGCCTTGATCATCCTCAAATAGAGGAAATTATCACTGGTAGTTATGAAAAGTTTGCAAAAAAATTACTAGAAGAAAGAAAAAGTTATAAGATCCCTCCATTTTCATTTCAAGCTAAAATTTTTGCAGAATCACCAAAAAGCCTAGTCAGTAGAGATTTCATTTTAAATTTATTGAATCAATCAAAAATAGAGAAACATATAAGTTCGAACGTTCGCATCGTAGGTCCTTTGCCATCAATCATGGAGAAAAAATCTGGTGTTTATAGGTGGGAGTTGAGTATTTTTTCAAGCAGCAGATCAAATTTACATAAATTTTTGGATATTATGCAGTCTAGGCTTTACGAACCTAAATTAACAAAGAAAGTTAGGTGGTCTATTGATATAGATCCGCTCTCATCAATTTAA
- the pepP gene encoding Xaa-Pro aminopeptidase: protein MKNNFSERRSNLAHKVLDDSAIIIASASVKSRISDTDYAYRQDSNFYYLSGYEEPESLILIRPNHDNEKFIIFCRDRDPLREQWDGFRTGQEGAISEYGADASYSINSVDQLMPELLKGSKNIYFSMSSPCGIDSKINHWIEDIRKNMRAGAEPPENLLSLDSILHEMRLIKEDHELDIMKHAADITTEAHIRAMQAVTPGMFEYQLEAEYLYAFNKNGARSPAYNSIVGGGNNSCILHYVENNAELKDGDLVLVDAGCEYQYYASDVTRTFPVNGKFSPEQKEIYTIVLEAHKQSIEQAQPGNKWNLMHEKSVEVLVEGLLSLGLLNGSKEENIEKGLYSKFYMHRIGHWLGMDVHDVGAYKKDGDWRELEKGMVMTIEPGIYILDSLEDVDDKWKGIGVRIEDNIVINDSGNEFLTPDVPRTIEEVEQTVQG from the coding sequence ATGAAAAATAACTTTTCTGAAAGAAGATCGAACCTAGCTCATAAAGTTTTGGATGATTCTGCAATTATCATTGCATCTGCCTCTGTAAAATCGAGAATCTCAGATACCGACTATGCTTACAGACAAGATAGCAATTTTTACTACTTATCTGGTTATGAAGAACCTGAATCCTTGATCTTGATAAGACCTAATCATGATAATGAGAAATTTATTATCTTTTGTAGAGATAGAGATCCACTAAGAGAGCAATGGGATGGCTTTCGAACTGGACAAGAAGGAGCAATATCAGAATATGGAGCTGATGCGTCCTATAGTATTAATTCTGTAGATCAATTGATGCCTGAACTTCTAAAGGGGTCTAAGAATATCTATTTCTCCATGAGTTCACCTTGTGGTATAGATTCTAAGATTAATCATTGGATTGAAGATATCAGAAAGAATATGAGAGCGGGGGCTGAACCTCCAGAAAATCTATTGTCATTAGATTCCATCCTGCATGAAATGAGACTTATCAAAGAAGATCATGAGTTGGATATCATGAAGCATGCTGCCGATATAACTACGGAAGCTCATATCAGAGCTATGCAAGCAGTAACTCCAGGTATGTTTGAGTACCAATTAGAAGCTGAGTATCTGTATGCATTTAATAAAAATGGTGCAAGATCTCCTGCTTATAATTCAATTGTTGGCGGAGGAAATAATTCTTGTATTTTGCATTATGTTGAAAATAATGCGGAATTGAAGGACGGAGATTTAGTTCTTGTTGATGCCGGATGTGAGTATCAGTATTACGCCTCGGATGTAACAAGAACATTCCCTGTAAATGGAAAATTTTCTCCCGAGCAAAAAGAGATCTATACGATAGTACTTGAGGCACATAAACAGTCTATAGAGCAAGCTCAACCTGGTAACAAGTGGAATTTGATGCATGAAAAATCAGTAGAAGTTCTTGTTGAAGGACTTTTGTCTCTAGGTTTATTGAATGGTTCTAAAGAAGAAAATATTGAAAAAGGTCTTTATTCAAAATTCTATATGCATCGAATTGGTCACTGGCTTGGTATGGATGTTCATGATGTAGGTGCTTATAAAAAAGATGGCGACTGGAGAGAACTAGAAAAAGGGATGGTTATGACAATAGAACCCGGAATTTATATTTTAGATTCTCTTGAAGATGTTGATGATAAGTGGAAGGGAATTGGTGTAAGGATAGAGGACAATATTGTAATTAATGATTCTGGCAATGAATTTCTCACACCTGATGTTCCGAGGACTATTGAAGAAGTTGAACAAACTGTTCAAGGTTAA
- a CDS encoding SDR family oxidoreductase produces MNENLENKVCLITGATNGIGEESAKELNKMGAEIIFIARNPEKGDRLKEQLHKESGREATMIVADLSSQADVKQAAEVFLSMEKPLDILLNNAGIMNRERNETIDGLEEVFSVNHLAYFTFTLLLAEKLKNTNGSRVINVASGAHQFVKDMNFEDLQSEKTFRPMQVYGQSKLANILFTKSLSEKLSSFGVTVNCLHPGFVSTGIGSNNNQGLWPFLMFLARPFARKTDKGAETSIYLCCSSEVKDTTGEYFVDCKIEKVSAAAKDPKQAARLWEISEEITGLRLN; encoded by the coding sequence ATGAATGAAAACCTAGAAAATAAAGTTTGTTTAATAACTGGTGCAACAAATGGAATCGGCGAAGAGTCAGCAAAAGAACTTAATAAGATGGGAGCCGAAATAATATTTATTGCTAGAAACCCAGAAAAAGGTGACCGTTTAAAAGAGCAACTTCATAAGGAATCCGGAAGGGAGGCAACCATGATAGTAGCTGATCTATCTTCCCAAGCAGATGTCAAACAAGCGGCAGAGGTATTTTTGTCTATGGAGAAACCTCTAGATATTCTGCTCAATAACGCCGGCATAATGAATAGAGAAAGAAATGAAACCATTGATGGCCTTGAGGAAGTTTTTTCAGTAAATCATCTAGCATACTTTACCTTTACTCTGTTATTGGCTGAAAAGCTTAAGAACACAAACGGATCTAGAGTTATAAATGTTGCATCTGGTGCTCATCAATTCGTCAAAGATATGAATTTTGAAGATTTACAGTCAGAAAAAACCTTCAGACCCATGCAAGTTTATGGGCAATCCAAGCTTGCAAATATATTATTTACAAAATCTCTCTCTGAAAAGCTTTCAAGTTTTGGTGTAACGGTTAATTGCTTGCATCCAGGCTTTGTAAGCACAGGTATAGGATCAAATAATAATCAGGGTCTATGGCCTTTTCTCATGTTCTTAGCGAGGCCTTTTGCAAGAAAAACAGATAAAGGAGCAGAAACTTCGATCTACTTATGCTGCTCTTCTGAAGTCAAAGATACAACCGGAGAATATTTCGTTGACTGTAAAATAGAAAAAGTTTCAGCAGCAGCAAAAGATCCGAAGCAAGCCGCCAGGCTTTGGGAAATAAGCGAAGAAATTACGGGATTAAGATTAAATTGA